A single Calypte anna isolate BGI_N300 chromosome 5A, bCalAnn1_v1.p, whole genome shotgun sequence DNA region contains:
- the VCPKMT gene encoding LOW QUALITY PROTEIN: protein-lysine methyltransferase METTL21D (The sequence of the model RefSeq protein was modified relative to this genomic sequence to represent the inferred CDS: deleted 2 bases in 1 codon), producing MEQPPRGTLRSLGAAAEETATPAPGSTQLLTDTAEAGEETLSLHFPSGWCQERRLGGGGGKGGGAGSVRAASAAVMAGFVRELERRGGPALRLEQRGSGGVGCVVWDAALVLAKFLETGACPLARRNVLELGAGTGAVGIMAATLGANVTVTDLEELQELLRVNIENNKHLVTGSVRAKVLKWGEDVTEFQPPPDYILMADCIYYEESLEPLLKTLKDLTGPNTCILCCYEQRTVGKNPEIERKYFELLQVDFELEKIPLDKHDEEYRSEDIQILNIHRKQRNFPS from the exons AGCCCCgggcagcacccagctcctcaCAGACACCGCTGAGGCCGGGGAAGAGACCCTCAGCCTCCATTTCCCGTCAGGGTGGTGTCAGGAGAGGCGgttgggaggaggaggaggaaaaggaggaggagcagggagtgtCCGCGCCGCC AGTGCCGCCGTTATGGCGGGGTTCGTGCGGGAGCTGGAGCGGCGGGGCGGGCCGGCTCTGCGGCTGGAGCAGCGGGGATCCGGCGGGGTGGGCTGCGTGGTGTGGGACGCGGCTTTGGTGCTTGCTAAATTCCTGGAAACCGGCGCTTGTCCTCTCGCCCGCCGAAACGTCCTGGAGCTGGGCGCTGGCACCGGTGCCGTGGGTATCATGGCGGCCACGCTGGG GGCCAACGTGACGGTCACCgacctggaggagctgcaggagctgctgagggtgAATATCGAGAACAACAAACACCTGGTGACAGGGTCAGTCCGAGCCAAGGTACTGAAATG gGGTGAAGATGTAACAGAATTTCAGCCTCCCCCTGATTACATACTAATGGCTGATTGCATTTACTATGAGGAG TCATTAGAACCATTGCTGAAGACACTGAAGGACCTTACTGGCCCCAATACATGCATCTTGTGCTGTTATGAACAGAGGACTGTGGGGAAGAATCCTGAAATTGAGAGAAAATACTTTGAG CTGCTTCAAGTGGACTTTGAGCTGGAAAAAATTCCCCTGGATAAGCACGACGAGGAGTATCGCAGTGAAGACATCCAGATCCTGAATATCCACAGGAAGCAGAGG AATTTTCCATCGTGA